GTCGGGTGAAATCTTCGAAAATAGGAGGGCAAGCATGCCGACGGTGAAAGAGACCTTCGATCTGATGGCGGGCCGGTTCCGCGCCGACAAGGCGGCGGGCACGAGCGCGGTGATCCAGTACGACGTGAGCGGCGACGGCGGCGGCACCTGGCACGCCGTCATCAAGGACGGCACCTGTACCGTCAACGCCGGCGCCGCCACCGGCCCGAGCCTGACGCTCCAGATCTCGGCGCAGGACTGGCTCGACATGCTCTCGGGCAAGCAGTCCGGCCAGATGCTGTTCATGTCGGGGAAGCTCAAAGTCAAGGGCGACATGGGCCTGGCGATGAAGCTGGGCTCGATGTTCCAGATGTAGGCGCCGCGCGCGCGAGCGCCCCGGCTTGCCCGGGGCGCTCGGCCGCGAAAACCCGCGTCCCGCGCGGGCGGGATGCGATACTGACGGGCACATTCCCCGAGAGGAGCCCGGCGCACATGGGTCAGGAGCGGTTCGCCGACGTGGTCGAGCGGTTCACCGACGGGTACGCCGCGGCCGCGAGCGTGTCGCCCGAGGTCGTCAAGCGGTGGCAGGAGGAGCTCGACAGGAGCCACCGCCGCCTGCAGAACCTGCACCGGATGGTGACGAACCCGCCCGAGCCGAAGGTCGGCCAGACGCCCCGCGAGGAGATCTACCGGAAGAACAAGACGCGCCTCTACCGTTACGCGTCCTCGCGGCGCCACAAGACGCCGCTCCTGTTCGTGCCGAACCTCGGCATCAGCCGGCCGTACATCTTCGACCTGCTGCCCGGCGGGTCCTTCATCGAGCACATGACCCGCGAGGGCTTCGACTTCTACCTCCTCGACTGGGGCGTGTTCGGCCCGGAGGACAACGGCCTCACGGTCGAGGACTGCGTGACGCGGATCCTGCCCCGCATCGCGCAGGAGGTCCTCGAGTCCTCGGGGGCCGCGGAGCTCAACGTGCTCGGCTACTGCATGGGCGCGCCGATCTCGGCCTGCTTCGTCGCGACGCGCCCCGACGTCCCGGTGAAGAACTACGTCAACATGGCGGGGCCCTTCGACTTCAGCAAGGTGGGCCTCTTCGGGCTCTGGCTCAAGAAGGACTACTTCCACGTCGACCGCTTCGTGGACACGCTCGGTTCCGTCCCGGCGGACATGGTCAAGGCGGGCTTCAAGCTCATCAAACCCACCATGGATCTCTCCACGAACCTGAACCTCTGGTGGAACCTGTGGAACGACACGTACGTGGAGGGCTTCCAGGCGCTCAACAAGTGGGCGAACGAGTACGTGGCCTTCCCGGGCGAGTTCTTCCGCCAGTGGGTGCGCGACTTCTACCAGGAGAACAAGCTCTACCGGGGCGAGCTCGTCATGGGCGGCCGCCCCGTGCGCCTCGCGGACATCACGTGCCCGGTCTTCGTCGTCGGCGCCAAGGAGGACTACATCGCGCCGCCCGAGTGCGTCCGGGCCCTCATCGACGCCGTCGGGAGCCGCGAGAAGGAGTACGTCGAGCTGCCGGGCGGCCACATCTCGCTCATCGCGGGCCGCGGCGCCGCGCTCCACTGCTGGCCCAAGGTCTCCGGCTGGCTCGCCCCGCGCTCCTGACGCCCGTCCCGGCGTCGCCAAACTTCTTGACGCGGAGCGTCAGGCAACGGTAGCATGGCATCGAGAGGGTGAGCCATGGCTGACAGCGGCGCGAACCAGCTGTTCGAGCTCTGGAAGAAGCAGCTCGAGGAGGGCACCCAGGCCTGGACCCGGCTGGTCACCCAGGCCCCCGCCGCCGCCCCGCCCATCGACCCCTTCGCGTTCTGGCGCCCGGTGCTCGACCAGGGGCTCCAGGCGTGGGCGAGGCTCTTCGCCCAGAGCCCGGCGAGCCCCGACATGCTCGGCCAGTGGAAGCAGTTCCTCGACCAGTGGATCGAGGCGTGGTCGAAGGTGCTCGGCCAGGCGATGAGCACCGAGCAGTTCGCGAAGCTCATGGGCCAGTCGCTCGATCAGATGCTGGTGTCGCAGGCCCCGCTGAAGAAGGCCGTGGACCAGAACGTCGAGCAGGCGCTGCAGGCGCTCAACCTGCCGTCACGGAGCCAGCTGACGGCGGTCGCCCGGCAGATCGTCGAGCTCGAGGACCGCCTCGAACGTCTCGAGGACATGCTCGGCGCGCTGGTGCGGCGCCTCGACAAGGAGCCCCGATGATCGGCAAGACGATCCAGGAGCTCACGCCCGGAGACCACGCGGAAATCGCGCAGGCGGTCACCCCGGAGCAGATCGCGAGCTTCATCGACGCGGTCGGCGACTTCAATCCGGTGCACAGCGATGCGGCGTACGCCGCGACCACGCCCTTCAAGGAGCCGATCGCGCCGGGCATCTACACGGCCGGCCTCGTCTCGGCGGTCATCGGGACGCGCCTGCCGGGCCCGGGCGCGATCTACGTCTCGCAGTCGCTCCGGTTCACGAAGCCGGTGAAGGCCGGCGACACGATCACGGCGCGCGTGGAGGTCGTCGAGGTCGTCCGCGAGCGGAACCGGATCCGCCTCCAGACGACCTGCACCAACCAGCGGAACGAAGAGGTGCTCTCGGGCGAGGCGTGGGTCATGCCGTCGCGGGCGCCGATCGTCTACGACGAGGAGCGCCGCGCTGCCGCATCGCTCGCGCGCCTCGCGCTCCAGCCGTGGTCGTGGGCCGCCCAGGCGATGACCGCCTGGGCGACGATGGTCACATCAACAGCCCGCCGTTGATCGAGAG
This Candidatus Methylomirabilota bacterium DNA region includes the following protein-coding sequences:
- a CDS encoding SCP2 sterol-binding domain-containing protein, producing the protein MPTVKETFDLMAGRFRADKAAGTSAVIQYDVSGDGGGTWHAVIKDGTCTVNAGAATGPSLTLQISAQDWLDMLSGKQSGQMLFMSGKLKVKGDMGLAMKLGSMFQM
- a CDS encoding alpha/beta fold hydrolase: MGQERFADVVERFTDGYAAAASVSPEVVKRWQEELDRSHRRLQNLHRMVTNPPEPKVGQTPREEIYRKNKTRLYRYASSRRHKTPLLFVPNLGISRPYIFDLLPGGSFIEHMTREGFDFYLLDWGVFGPEDNGLTVEDCVTRILPRIAQEVLESSGAAELNVLGYCMGAPISACFVATRPDVPVKNYVNMAGPFDFSKVGLFGLWLKKDYFHVDRFVDTLGSVPADMVKAGFKLIKPTMDLSTNLNLWWNLWNDTYVEGFQALNKWANEYVAFPGEFFRQWVRDFYQENKLYRGELVMGGRPVRLADITCPVFVVGAKEDYIAPPECVRALIDAVGSREKEYVELPGGHISLIAGRGAALHCWPKVSGWLAPRS
- a CDS encoding poly(R)-hydroxyalkanoic acid synthase subunit PhaE; translated protein: MADSGANQLFELWKKQLEEGTQAWTRLVTQAPAAAPPIDPFAFWRPVLDQGLQAWARLFAQSPASPDMLGQWKQFLDQWIEAWSKVLGQAMSTEQFAKLMGQSLDQMLVSQAPLKKAVDQNVEQALQALNLPSRSQLTAVARQIVELEDRLERLEDMLGALVRRLDKEPR
- a CDS encoding MaoC family dehydratase, which translates into the protein MIGKTIQELTPGDHAEIAQAVTPEQIASFIDAVGDFNPVHSDAAYAATTPFKEPIAPGIYTAGLVSAVIGTRLPGPGAIYVSQSLRFTKPVKAGDTITARVEVVEVVRERNRIRLQTTCTNQRNEEVLSGEAWVMPSRAPIVYDEERRAAASLARLALQPWSWAAQAMTAWATMVTSTARR